From Cotesia glomerata isolate CgM1 linkage group LG3, MPM_Cglom_v2.3, whole genome shotgun sequence:
AGAAGtaagcatcaattttttttcgaagcgGTCAAGCTATCTTAGACATTATCAGTATTAACTATTTagtcacataataagaccCACCAAGTAATAAACAACACTGTCTATCTTACGGAAAccgaaaaagttttgaatcgCTTTATGTATTGATAATATTCTAATTTTAGTTATGATAATATTGATTCAGTGTAACAACTGTAAACTTTTGACAATTTCATTatgatgtcattttttttatatatcatatattttacttataaacttcataatatatttattaaataacatattctatgtagataaatatatttcaacttgtaaataaataaataacctaATAAAAAGCAcaccgtaattgaaaaatgatttatttatagtcatctttgtgaaattaaaattaattttcatgccgtgaagtattattaattgcGAGTAAACTCCACAATAACACTACcaaaactccgaaaaaacaccaGCGAAACTCTTATAAAGCTCCgcaaaacattgaaaaaaactcGACAAAAACTCCCTAGCAACTCCGAAAATACTCAACAAAAACTCGACGAAAACGCCAAAAAAAACTCCACTGTAACTCCGAAAATATTCGACAAAAACGCGAGGAAAACACCATAGCGACTCCGAAAAAACTCGTCAAAAACTTCTCGAAAACTCCAATAATACACTTTTGTGACTCCGTGTCGTAACTGCACACAATACTCCTTGCATACACCTCTAAAACTCCGCGTAAACTCCGCTTATACCCTGATTAAACTCCAAGAGGGAGTATACTCCATAGTAACTCCGCGTAAACTCCGAGTTTACTCTGAGTCGTCGATACCGCTAGggtgataataaaattatctttaaaaaattttgtggaaaTGAAATAATGCTAGGTTTATAAATGACTATTTTTTGAGGATTTTTGTGCTATTTACCCTAggtgacaattaaaaataaaaaccactCACCAATTCGATcttcatcaatattattagctACCTTTTTTACTGGAGGATTAATATGGAGAAAACCTCGTCGATTTGATTGTCTTTGGCCTTGCAAAAATAACTTTCGACTTTCATTAATGAGTTTCATTACTTTGTGATGTGCTATGTCGAATAATTTCTCAATATCGATCCAAACAGTGTGATGGCGAATGAGTTTTCTTACTGCAGAAATTTTCGCACAAGTCGGAATTCCAGCTTCAGATCATAAATCGAATACATTCTCAACCGTAGTTAATGCACTTTTCTTAATAGTCAAGCTTTGAGAACAATGATAATGAAAGAAAAGAGACATAACCTCTTTTAAGCTCGGCAGTTTGCTTCctacaaattttgtaatttgataaccaattaaataaatttgcttcTCCATCTTAAGCTTAACAATGACATTTTATAAAcacaattacaaataattataaataaattaaatataatattaatctaattttagtttaaaacaTTAACAATTACGTTTTTTTACTACGAAGTAATGTAAGATAAAAAAGCTCTGAGAGAGACAGGTTTGTGACGGCAGAAAGcggaaataattaatgtattatcatttctataaaaatcatactaacaattcaataaaaattgattgttcaatTGAAGTACTATGTAACTATATAGCACTGAGTTAAATTACATAacctagaatttttaaaactatttcgtTAATAACAGTAcatgacaatttaaaaaatatgataattcataaattttatcaattaataaataattttctttttcatgtttataatttatttttaaaaaagcaaaaaatttttttaaaatagtgaaaaattataacttcgtaattcatgaaattttatcataaatttatcattttaattttttgatatataatattgtttatttaagtgatttaaatcgatttttcgtatttataaataaatattattatttttttaaacagttcGATGTTTAAGGCCTGATAACTCCGAAATGGTTCTCCGTACGCATATATTCATTCAGACAATTTTTGTAGATCGTTAAATTAGATCatagctataaaatttttgtagatcGTTAAATTAGATCATAGCTATAAAATGCTTCGTTGTTGACTagcaaaattcaaaagtaaaaaaaaatttttttctatgttatttaaatggaaataaaaaattaattacagccacctctatacattaatattaagggctgagaTTTTCACAATGTCTTCGATTAGGGATACtctgaagaattttcaaagttcttcgaaaaaaaaaaaatagtttgtttttttgaaacactctaatatatatatatatatatatatatatatatatatatatatatatatatatatatatatatatatatatatatatatataatttaacataGAACAACAAAAAAGTCGCACAGCGAGAAACATAAAATCTGTCAAGTGATTATTTACTTgttttatgtatatatgtatatattagggtgtgccaaaatgtaacttccgtggagaaccttttaaaattggaattttgagttccacttTTAACAGCAGCGGTGTTtaggcatttcctgagatattttagGTTGAAAgaattcatttgattatttataggctttttaacaggagatttaattgggcacttccggccaaattttgaattttcaccggaaatgcccaaactaagcttctgttaaaaaattctatgaaaatcaaatacatcgtctcacaccaaaatatctcaggaaatgcccaaacgcagcccctgttaagagcagaactcaaaattccaattttaaaaggttctccacggaagttacattttggcacacccctaatatatatatgtagaagcaggaaaaatattttgttgtaaatattttctatgCTTTTACTTTACTAAAAGGTATTCGTTTTTAAGTTGTTTTAAATTCAAGGATTAGACGAGTAACTAGTATTTCCAACATGCTGTCACCAGATGTCAAAATATACTTACTCTGTAAAATGGTTAAGAATATTGTAGCTTGAGTGCGAGTGAGAGAACGAGCAAGAGTGTATGAAGTATGCAAGTATGCTGCTGAGAGATGGGGGTGAGACAGGACCTAGAGGCCCAGGTAATTTTaagagataatttttaaggcAGTCTAATACCACCCAGGCTAGGAAACAGTTGTATGTAGTACTTCCCTTATCAATAAAcatattattatacttttaataaatatcgcCTCGTGCTGTAATTTCttatcattaatataattctaaaaatctatattttacattttggAGGCTCGGTCCGGGATTACAGCGAACAGGtatataaaagtttaataaactTAGACGAAAGACGGATTGTGAGGGAAGTAAGTTTCAAGACGTGAAGTGTTTTGTTCGATTTGATAAGTTTACATTGTGAAAATAATGGCTGATTGAGTTATTGACAATGTTGCGCGAGGTGTTGACGCGATGGAGTTGAACGAGGATCAACTCGCGCGGATGAGGGTTCCCGAGCTCAAGATGGAGCTCAGACAGAGGCACCTGCGAACCATTGGTCGTAAGCGTGAGCTATTAGAACGTCTGCGAGCTGCACTTTTGGTCGAACGAGAACGAGTTCAAGACGAAGAAGAAGACGAAGCAGATAGcaacgacgacgacgacgatgAAGAAGATGACGAAATTGAAGATAAAGACGAGATTGTTCCCCCGCGGAACGATCACCAGAACCAACCCCAGGTTCCGGAACACGATGATAAAGCTGGCTCTCGAGGAACACCGGTCATTCACCGACCCCGAGGAAGTCAGCAGCGCGTGCTGTTAACGTTCAAGGACGTTGAAGATACGCTGAAGAAGTTCAGTGGTGATGATCACACTGATGTACGACGATGGCTCCAAAAGTTCGAAGAGATGGCGGAACTATGCGAGTGGAATGATGTTCAAAAAGTAGCTTATTCCAAGCGACTATTAGAAGGTTCTGCGGAATTATTCGTGGAGTACGAAAATTGTAGCAGAACATGGATGAAATTAAAGAAGGTGCTGATGGAAGAGTTTGAGAAAACCGTAGACAGTTTACAAGTGCACCGGGAACTCGTGAAACGGAAGAAAAAATCTGACGAAACGCTACCGACCTATGCGTATAAGATGCTGCAAATCGCATCCCAAGTCAATCTCGAAGTGAGTGTAGTTATCAAGTATATAATCGAAGGTATTCCCGATGAAGCTGTAAACAAGTCAATCTTGTACGGAGCTCAAACAATTAAGGAACTGAAAGAACGATTCAGTCAGTACGAAAGCATGAAACAGGAAGCTGCAAAAACGAAGACCAGAGCATCGGAGCGAAGTGAAAAATCTGGAAAAGCTGACGACAGGAACAAGAAGAAAAATAGTGAAGTGAAATCAACCGCGGTATCAGAGAAACGTTGCTATAATTGCGGAAGTGATAAGCATGTAAGTTCCGCATGCCCCGATTCGCAAAAGGGCAGAAAGTGTTTTAGGTGCAATGGTTTCGGGCATATCGCGGCGGAGTGTCCAGAAAATAATAAGCCGAAAGATGTGTATGTTGTATCGCGGCCAAAGAAGGAAaagtatcaaaaaattgtttcaattaATGATTATAAGACTCTAGCATTAGTTGACACAGGTTGTGATCTAACTTTAATTTGTAAGAGTGAGTACGAGAGGTTGGGGGCACCGACCCTCAGAGAAACGTAGGTATGTTTTGAAGGTTTGGTGTCTGGTATGAATGCAACTATGGATGAGTTTACCGCTAGCATGACTGTAGAAAATGATGTATACATTGTTACTTATCATGTCGTACCTGATGCTATATTAAAACATCCTATTCTCCTGGATACTGATTTTCTAAATCAAGTTGAACTCCGCGTGCGGCATGGAGAcgttacatttttaaaaattgataaagacGATCATGTTAACGTAGATGAATCGGGAGAATCTTACATCCACCCAATTAATGTTATTGATAAAGCCAATGAAATAGATTTGCTTCACATCACACAGAACCATTATCGGGAAGAGATTCTTAAgattataacaaattataaaacGGAGGATATCGGAATTAAAGcaaagataattttaagatcTGATGAGCCAATTGTTTCGCGACCACGACGGTTGTGTCAGTCGGAACGTCAGGAAGTTAACGATATTGTAAACATTTGGATGGAGGAAGGCATCATCCGTCCTTCAAATTCAGAGTACGCGAGTCCAATTGTTCTTGTACGAAAAAAAGACGGGTCAGTTCGGCTTTACGtggattttcggaaattaaatagaattattttcaGACCGCTTTCACCTTTGCCTTTGATTGAAGATCAGCTGGACGCGTTAGCAGAAGGAATATATTTTACAGTCGTTGATCTAAAGAACGGATTTTTACGTCGATGTCGCggaaaaatgtcaaaagtATACAGCTTTTGTAACGCCCGATAGACAATATGAGTTTCGAAAAATGCCTTTCGGATTGTCTATCTCCCCGAACGTTTTTCAACAATATATAAATGCTATTTTCCGAACGTTAATAAAAGATGGTATGTTGGTTATTTACATGGacgatttaattattattgcgaAGACCTTGGAAGAAGCTGTTAAAAGATCACAGACGGTTTTAGAAGTTGCAGCTAAGCATGggttgataataaaatggtCAAAATGCCAGTTTGTAAAAACTACGGTCGAGTATATTGGGCATATTGTATCCGGAGGTACAGTAAAACCCTCAGAACATAAAACGTTAGATGTAAGTAATTTTCCGGTCCCAAATACAATTAAGAAAGTATAGAGTTTTTTGGGTTTAACAGGATACTTTAGAAAATTTGTACCTAGGTATTCCTTAATAGCTAGACCCTCGACTGACCTGTTAAAGAAAGGCGCTCAGTTTCACTTTGGTGCGAGAGAGACAGAAGCATTTAACGCATTAAAGGCCGCATTAGTATGCGGGCCTGTTTTGAATCTATATAGAATGGGAGCTGAAACGGAGTTGCACACGGATGCGTCGAGCTTAGGGTATGGCATGATTCTAATGCAAAAGGATTGTAACGGATGGGCTTTATTAATGGAACACTTTGAGTACGAAATTTGCCATAGGCCTGGGAGAAGTATGATGCACGTGGATGCTTTAAGTAGAAATCCATTACCGACAGTTTTAATTGTACGTGAGAATGATGATGGAATTTTGGCGCGTGTGAGGAGTGCGCAGGAAAAAGATAATGATTTAAAGATTGTACTAAGTAATCAAGAGTGTAATGATATGAATGGGTATGTGGTGCACAATAAGTTAGTTTATCAGGATGTAAatggttaattattaattgtagtGCCTAAAAGTATGCAGTATCGAGTGATAAGACGAGTGCATGAAAAAGGACATTTTGGTCTTAATGAGACagaagaaattttcaagaagGACTTCTGGTTTAAAAGGATGAGGCCAAAGGTTGAGCAGGTAGTCGAAAGTTGTGTTGCTTGTATCTTAACCGAGAAAAAACACGGTAAGCCAGAGGGACTGCTGAATCCCATTAGCAAAGGTGATGTCACCATGGATACCTACCACATAGATCACGTGGGCCCAATGACCAATATTCAGAAGAACTACAAACATATTCTTGTAGTAGTTGATGCGTTTATCAAATTTGTTTGGCTATATCCAACGAAGTCGACCGATACAGCGGATGTACTCAATAGACTTCGAAGTCAATCGACTATTTTTGGGAATCTTAGAAGAATTATTTCTGAAAAGTTGCGAGTTGCTTGGGAAACTAAGAGTTACCTcccaagtcattttttttgtctatttCGTATTTTAAGTCAATTGTTGAGCGACCTGGACAAGGATAAATGACAACTGGCCTCTCTACCGTTggttggaatttattttttcgttacAAATGATTTGTGGATTTCTATCCATGCTAAGTCTGTTTTACCGACGGTTGGTTCGTGTCCATGTTGCTGACCGCAGATATGACAGACCTGTTTTGTCGAAATTTTGTGGATGTGGTTGAGGTTTTTCATAGGTGGCGCTGTTGGTGAATTCTACCGCCATTTTTAACACCCACTATCCGCCGTTTCCCGCCGTTTTCAAATCCTACTATTTGCCATTTTCAAATCCCACTTACCGCCATTTGCCCGCCATTTTCTGGCCGTTTGTTGGCTGCTATCTGCCATCTGGTGGCTGCTATCGGCCATTTTAAGTCTGAAATCTGTCATCTAGTGACTGCTATCGGTTATTTTAAGTCTGAAATCCACTATTTCGAGTTTGATTTCTGcctttttgttgaaaaatgcACCTATGATTTAAGCAACGACTAACATCGCTTAGATCACAGGTGAATTTCGTTGTTTATGTTCTGAAAAGATGAATATACTCAACCTGCATGCGGCAGGATGGCC
This genomic window contains:
- the LOC123261351 gene encoding stress response protein NST1-like gives rise to the protein MELNEDQLARMRVPELKMELRQRHLRTIGRKRELLERLRAALLVERERVQDEEEDEADSNDDDDDEEDDEIEDKDEIVPPRNDHQNQPQVPEHDDKAGSRGTPVIHRPRGSQQRVLLTFKDVEDTLKKFSGDDHTDVRRWLQKFEEMAELCEWNDVQKVAYSKRLLEGSAELFVEYENCSRTWMKLKKVLMEEFEKTVDSLQVHRELVKRKKKSDETLPTYAYKMLQIASQVNLEVSVVIKYIIEGIPDEAVNKSILYGAQTIKELKERFSQYESMKQEAAKTKTRASERSEKSGKADDRNKKKNSEVKSTAVSEKRCYNCGSDKHVSSACPDSQKGRKCFRCNGFGHIAAECPENNKPKDVYVVSRPKKEKYQKIVSINDYKTLALVDTGCDLTLICKSEYERLGAPTLRET